The Diabrotica virgifera virgifera chromosome 10, PGI_DIABVI_V3a genome has a window encoding:
- the LOC126878588 gene encoding uncharacterized protein LOC126878588, which translates to MKYTCKEKVNIDDQKESRHVISESNALVADIFGIGFTKDFTNSIIAKFKSDEIGNTCNNDILILKYGAMQYEKYGDTQNELIRQTMRQLARLVISLKKLTNSRSQTLGDFLVPEKFDVVVQATKHISLTMAASSNCRPEFHTPSLALKLGYALKKCVAIQRGTALRAGNMKKNKSLLSFLQLMKMEWSIRISSNAISTLYRRKLNSTQLLPITTDLVKLSNYIDTNMLKAKQELIQDYTNNYKWTRLATLTLSRIILFNKRRSGEAAKMKLTDYISRPTWAEQNTDEIKNSLTIIEKKLAESLTVVEIEGKRGKKVPVILTPNTKQCIDILIQLRVTCGISSHNVYVFARSNPSSSNLKGHDCLKKICEEIDLQNPSAITGTKLRKYVATVCQLFDMSENQYDWLARHLGHDIKVHRDFYRMHESAIELTKVSRLLIAVDKGEVNKFAGKSIDEIEIKDLPTLEEDEEEEPEDEPEGEAGIDNDENVQTIHKTKLTKAKKSKMISRGPVPWTNQEKEAVCNYFKLNIKKGIVPNKKNVRNALNYIPY; encoded by the exons ATGAAATATACATGCAAGGAAAAAGTTAATATTGATGACCAGAAAGAATCCCGTCATGTTATTTCCGAAAGCAATGCTCTCGTAGCTGATATATTCGGAATTGGTTTTACTAAAGATTTCACAAATTCaataatagcaaagtttaaaagCGATGAAATTGGTAACACCTGCAACAATGATATTTTGATATTGAAATATGGAGCCATGCAGTACGAGAAGTATGGTGATACTCAAAACGAGTTAATAAGACAAACCATGAGGCAGCTAGCTCGTTTAGTTATATCCCTTAAGAAATTAACTAACAGTAGGTCGCAAACGCTTGGCGATTTTCTGGTTCCTGAGAAATTCGATGTGGTTGTTCAAGCAACTAAACACATTAGTCTGACCATGGCAGCTAGTAGTAACTGTAGACCAGAATTTCATACTCCGAGTTTAGCTTTAAAATTGGGTTATGCTCTTAAGAAATGTGTGGCTATTCAGAGAGGCACTGCTTTAAGAGCAGGAAATATGAAAAAAAACAAGTCATTGTTATCATTCCTTCAGCTGATGAAAATGGAATGGAGCATACGAATATCTTCCAATGCTATATCCACACTTTACCGAAGAAAATTGAATTCCACTCAACTTTTACCAATTACGACCGATTTAGTGAAACTTAGTAATTATATCGATACAAACATGTTAAAGGCTAAACAAGAATTAATACAAGACTACACTAATAATTATAAGTGGACACGGCTTGCAACGTTAACTTTATCTAGAATAATATTGTTTAATAAACGCAGATCGGGTGAAGCAGCAAAAATGAAGCTAACTGATTATATTTCCCGACCAACTTGGGCAGAGCAAAATAcggacgaaataaaaaattctcTCACAATAATCGAAAAAAAACTGGCAGAGTCATTGACAGTAGTGGAAATTGAAGGGAAACGTGGCAAAAAGGTCCCAGTAATCCTAACTCCAAATACGAAACAATGTATTGATATTTTGATTCAACTTAGAGTTACATGTGGTATTTCAAGTCATAATGTATACGTTTTCGCCAGATCTAATCCATCTAGTTCAAATCTTAAGGGGCATGATTGCTTGAAAAAAATATGTGAAGAAATTGATTTGCAGAATCCTTCAGCAATAACGGGAACAAAGTTGCGTAAATATGTAGCAACTGTATGTCAACTATTTGACATGTCAGAAAATCAATATGACTGGTTAGCTCGTCACTTAGGTCATGACATCAAAGTACATCGTGATTTTTACAGAATGCACGAAAGTGCGATTGAACTCACCAAAGTAAGTCGATTGCTTATAGCTGTTGATAAAGGTGAAGTGAACAAGTTTGCTGGAAAATCTATTGACGAAATAGAAATTAAAG ATCTGCCTACTTTAGAAGAAGATGAGGAAGAAGAACCAGAAGATGAACCGGAAGGTGAAGCAGGAATTGATAATGATGAAAATGTTCAGACCATTCACAAAACAAAAT taACCAAAGCAAAAAAGTCTAAAATGATTTCCAGAGGTCCAGTTCCATGGACGAATCAAGAAAAGGAAGCCGTCTGCAATTATTTTAAACTTAATATTAAGAAGGGAATTGTACCAAACAAAAAGAatgtgagaaatgcattgaacTACATCCCATATTAG